Proteins encoded within one genomic window of Candidatus Hepatoplasma crinochetorum Av:
- a CDS encoding ATP-dependent helicase: protein MDLNQKQQEIVNYLEGPLRVIAGPGSGKTRTIIAKIEYLIKVKKINPKKILVVTFTNKAANEITERIKNLIGIDNFNSVYTYHSFAFHFLRLEANSLNLSNNYFILDGQDQKSLIKKHFKDEEFIANNSIDLNDLINIFHKLRFNPEEKISNDNQYLRKIAKLFDKYQNYKKEISALDFDDLIIFSKEILEKNEEIRNKWRKKYEYILVDEFQDIDSYQYQILKSITNINSKIMIVGDPDQNIYSWRGANIDLIFLFEKDYKNVKTIILNTNYRSTKSILKIANNLISNNKKRVSFDNNPFNKEDKKINLIIGKSKELEAKKVIDEIIFLHREKNIPLEEIAIIYRSNYISREYEIELINRGINYIVVGGFRFFERKEVKETLNFLRFLLLKDNYSLSLIINIPSRGIGDKTFSKLENEANLKKITIWKGLEKNLINIPKKLQLFIDETKKILEEIPKIESFKYFPNLIEKYLNNIGFFNFYKNFSEEKVKNIQSLIELIAEQFKRKDSLIDDLYDFLKNCALFSSTDTKSLVNNLTLITVHASKGLEFEAVFFVGFNENIIPSNRSIYDSKIEEERRIAYVGITRAKKYLYLAYFYGTDFYMNPWKPSRFIYEFNYPFNLIDQKKDKSFSKFQNYQKNFIKKGYSNDKSNLQAGDIVYHQSFGEGVVIKADDIFVTVAFDKNHGIKEILIEHQFLLKKD from the coding sequence ATGGATTTAAATCAAAAGCAACAAGAAATTGTAAATTATCTTGAGGGACCATTAAGAGTAATTGCTGGACCCGGATCAGGAAAAACAAGAACAATTATTGCGAAAATAGAATATCTAATTAAAGTTAAAAAAATAAATCCAAAAAAAATTCTAGTTGTTACTTTTACAAATAAGGCAGCAAATGAAATTACTGAAAGAATTAAAAATTTAATAGGAATAGATAATTTCAATTCAGTATATACATATCATTCTTTTGCTTTTCATTTTTTAAGATTAGAAGCAAATAGTTTAAATTTATCAAATAATTATTTTATTTTAGATGGACAAGATCAAAAATCATTAATCAAAAAGCATTTTAAAGATGAAGAATTTATTGCAAATAATTCAATTGACCTAAATGATTTAATTAATATTTTTCATAAATTAAGATTTAATCCAGAAGAAAAAATTTCAAATGATAATCAATATTTAAGAAAAATTGCAAAATTATTTGATAAATATCAAAATTATAAAAAAGAAATTTCAGCATTAGATTTTGATGATTTAATCATTTTTTCAAAAGAAATTCTTGAAAAAAACGAAGAAATTAGAAATAAATGAAGAAAAAAATATGAATATATTTTAGTAGATGAATTTCAAGATATTGATTCCTATCAATATCAAATTTTAAAATCTATTACAAATATTAATTCTAAAATTATGATTGTAGGAGATCCTGATCAAAATATTTATTCTTGAAGAGGAGCAAATATTGATCTCATTTTTTTATTTGAAAAAGATTATAAAAATGTAAAAACAATCATTTTAAATACAAATTATCGATCTACTAAATCTATTTTAAAGATTGCAAATAATTTAATTTCAAATAATAAAAAAAGAGTCAGTTTTGATAATAATCCTTTTAATAAAGAAGATAAAAAAATTAATCTTATTATTGGGAAATCAAAAGAATTAGAAGCAAAAAAAGTAATAGATGAAATTATTTTTTTGCATCGAGAAAAAAATATTCCACTAGAAGAAATTGCAATAATTTATCGTTCAAATTATATTTCAAGGGAATATGAAATAGAATTAATAAATCGTGGAATAAATTATATTGTTGTAGGTGGTTTTCGTTTTTTTGAAAGAAAAGAAGTAAAGGAAACACTTAATTTTTTGCGATTTTTATTATTGAAAGATAATTATTCATTATCTCTTATAATAAATATACCAAGTCGCGGAATTGGAGATAAAACTTTTTCTAAATTAGAAAATGAAGCAAATTTAAAAAAAATTACAATTTGAAAAGGCTTAGAAAAAAATTTAATAAATATTCCAAAAAAATTGCAATTATTTATAGATGAAACTAAAAAAATATTAGAAGAAATTCCTAAAATTGAATCATTTAAATATTTTCCAAATTTAATTGAAAAATATTTAAATAATATAGGTTTTTTTAATTTTTATAAAAATTTTTCAGAAGAAAAAGTTAAAAATATACAATCATTAATTGAATTAATTGCTGAACAATTTAAAAGAAAAGATTCCTTAATTGATGATCTTTATGATTTTTTAAAAAATTGTGCTTTATTTTCTTCTACTGATACTAAATCTCTTGTAAATAATTTAACTTTAATTACAGTTCATGCATCAAAAGGATTAGAATTTGAAGCTGTATTTTTTGTTGGATTTAATGAAAATATAATTCCTTCTAATCGTTCAATTTATGATAGTAAAATCGAAGAAGAGAGAAGAATAGCATATGTTGGAATTACAAGAGCGAAAAAATATCTTTATCTTGCTTATTTTTATGGTACGGATTTTTATATGAATCCTTGAAAACCTTCTCGTTTTATTTATGAATTTAATTATCCATTTAATTTAATTGATCAAAAAAAAGATAAATCATTTAGTAAATTTCAAAATTATCAAAAAAACTTTATAAAAAAAGGATATAGCAATGATAAATCAAATTTACAGGCAGGAGATATTGTTTATCATCAAAGTTTTGGAGAAGGGGTTGTAATAAAAGCTGATGATATTTTTGTTACAGTTGCTTTTGATAAAAATCATGGGATAAAAGAAATTCTTATTGAACATCAATTTTTATTAAAAAAAGACTAA
- a CDS encoding RDD family protein, whose amino-acid sequence MNNKENIDPLNQNKVKMSYIKIGDNKVIYPATITKRIFARLIDFLLAWIVPFILLSIYYAKFSNNNFVDPYDTQIMIGLSVSFASFFLFFILIPLLNFKNIGQSLGKKFLKITPLYFREKNNILSFLIRESFLGILLVIPTIFFLIVGFNPVVSESLYFSLWNDHKVFTDVANQIPGKDPSGQIDFIINVWGEGFYISGIDGKEYIIEGWQMGLAITGMVIGWLFFISVIIVWITAGTNTQKRGLHDDLAKTAVVDLKTIISEEQAQDRYQKLLNIYKVNSEEEEKININKKEDSNDSLSPFNSSKKEKDKKIEKDNEKKNSENKKEEKP is encoded by the coding sequence ATGAATAACAAAGAAAATATAGATCCTTTAAATCAAAATAAAGTAAAAATGTCTTATATTAAAATAGGAGATAATAAAGTAATTTATCCAGCTACAATTACTAAAAGAATTTTTGCAAGGTTAATAGATTTTCTTTTAGCTTGAATAGTACCTTTTATTTTGTTATCTATTTACTATGCAAAATTTTCTAATAATAATTTTGTTGACCCTTATGATACACAAATAATGATTGGATTATCTGTTTCCTTTGCATCATTTTTTTTATTTTTTATTTTGATTCCTCTTTTAAATTTTAAAAATATTGGTCAATCTCTTGGGAAAAAATTTTTAAAAATTACTCCTCTTTATTTTAGAGAAAAAAATAATATTTTATCTTTTTTAATTAGAGAAAGCTTTTTAGGTATTTTACTTGTAATTCCAACAATTTTCTTTTTAATTGTTGGATTTAATCCTGTAGTTTCAGAATCTCTTTATTTTAGTTTGTGAAACGATCATAAAGTCTTTACTGATGTTGCAAATCAAATTCCTGGAAAAGATCCTTCAGGACAGATTGATTTTATAATTAATGTTTGAGGTGAAGGATTTTATATTTCTGGAATAGACGGAAAAGAATATATAATAGAGGGATGACAAATGGGACTTGCAATTACTGGAATGGTAATTGGTTGATTATTTTTCATTAGTGTTATTATTGTTTGAATCACAGCAGGAACAAATACTCAAAAAAGAGGTTTACATGATGATTTAGCAAAAACAGCTGTTGTTGATTTGAAAACAATTATATCTGAAGAACAAGCTCAAGATCGTTATCAAAAATTATTAAATATTTATAAAGTTAATTCAGAAGAGGAAGAAAAAATAAATATTAATAAAAAAGAAGATTCAAATGACTCATTATCTCCATTCAATTCTTCTAAAAAAGAAAAAGATAAAAAAATTGAAAAAGATAATGAGAAAAAAAATTCAGAAAATAAAAAAGAGGAAAAACCTTAA
- a CDS encoding adenylyltransferase/cytidyltransferase family protein, with translation MKKYKNCITYGTFDLFHYGHKRLFKRIDKYCENLIVAISTDQFNKLKNKKAFDNYIVRSENVLNCSPTIKKVIKEVNWEQKIEDVKKYKIDCFIMGSDWKGKFDYLDKNCDVLYLSRTPFISSTYLRNKKIEEKNLQTNHNN, from the coding sequence ATGAAAAAATATAAAAATTGTATCACTTATGGAACATTTGATTTGTTTCATTATGGTCATAAAAGACTATTTAAAAGAATAGATAAATATTGTGAAAATTTAATTGTAGCAATTTCAACTGATCAATTTAATAAACTAAAAAATAAAAAAGCTTTTGATAATTATATAGTTAGAAGTGAAAATGTTTTAAATTGTTCTCCTACTATTAAAAAAGTAATTAAAGAAGTTAATTGAGAACAAAAAATAGAAGATGTTAAAAAATATAAAATAGATTGTTTTATTATGGGTTCTGATTGAAAAGGAAAATTTGATTATTTAGATAAGAATTGTGATGTTCTTTATTTAAGCAGAACACCTTTTATTTCTTCAACTTATTTGCGCAATAAAAAAATTGAAGAAAAAAATCTTCAAACTAATCATAACAATTAG
- the asnS gene encoding asparagine--tRNA ligase — protein MEIKEALQKKNINKELEISGWVRFNRSSKKIVFIDLYDGSNLNGIQIVCKEELLNKKDFNLLFKAPLYSAFTLKGKIIFNIKKEKYEFWPFKIEYFSFSDSKFPLGKKDHTLEFLRLQSHLRIRTKLFQSIMKIRSYCSQLIHLYFMKNEFYYIHTPIITKNDAEGAGETFFVKTKNNQSFFNSQGTLTVSGQLQEESYTQSLKKTYTFGPTFRAEKSNTPRHANEFWMIEPEIAFADYFKAMDLGENLLKFIAKKILNNYLEELKFLENYFKTNLIENLQNIIKKKFNKIKYEEALNILKEGKLKDKIFLNDKFNFGDELSTEHEKYLAEIYEKGPIYIYDYPYKNSSFYMYKNNDNKTVRGFDLLVPKIGELIGGSQREDNYEKLINIIKEKKLELKELNWYLDLRKYGYAKSSGFGIGFERLIMFITGVENIRDVLPFPRTPGKLEF, from the coding sequence ATGGAAATAAAAGAAGCATTACAAAAGAAAAATATAAATAAAGAATTAGAAATTTCAGGTTGAGTTAGATTTAATAGATCTTCAAAAAAAATTGTCTTTATTGATCTATATGATGGTTCAAATTTAAATGGAATTCAAATTGTTTGTAAAGAAGAATTATTAAATAAAAAAGATTTTAATCTTTTATTTAAAGCTCCTCTTTATTCTGCTTTTACTTTAAAAGGAAAAATTATTTTTAATATTAAAAAAGAAAAATATGAATTCTGGCCTTTTAAAATTGAATATTTTAGTTTTTCTGATTCAAAATTTCCTCTAGGAAAAAAAGATCATACCTTAGAATTTTTAAGATTACAATCTCATTTAAGAATTAGAACTAAGTTGTTTCAATCAATAATGAAAATTAGATCTTATTGTAGTCAATTAATTCATTTGTATTTTATGAAAAATGAGTTTTATTATATTCATACACCAATAATTACAAAAAATGATGCTGAAGGAGCAGGCGAAACTTTTTTTGTAAAAACAAAAAATAATCAATCCTTTTTTAATAGTCAAGGAACATTAACAGTTTCAGGACAATTGCAAGAAGAATCATATACTCAAAGTTTAAAAAAAACTTATACTTTTGGTCCAACTTTTCGTGCAGAAAAATCAAATACTCCAAGACACGCAAATGAATTTTGAATGATAGAACCAGAAATAGCTTTTGCTGATTATTTTAAAGCTATGGATTTAGGGGAGAATCTTTTAAAGTTTATAGCAAAAAAAATATTAAATAATTATTTAGAAGAATTAAAATTTTTAGAAAATTATTTTAAAACTAATTTAATAGAAAATTTACAAAATATAATTAAAAAAAAATTTAATAAAATAAAATATGAAGAAGCACTTAATATTTTAAAAGAAGGTAAATTAAAAGATAAAATTTTTCTAAATGATAAATTTAATTTTGGTGATGAATTATCAACTGAACATGAAAAATATCTTGCTGAAATTTATGAAAAAGGACCGATTTATATTTATGATTATCCATATAAAAATAGTTCTTTCTATATGTATAAAAATAATGATAATAAAACAGTTCGGGGATTTGATTTATTAGTTCCAAAAATTGGTGAATTAATTGGAGGATCTCAAAGAGAAGATAATTATGAAAAATTAATTAATATAATAAAAGAAAAAAAACTGGAATTAAAAGAATTAAATTGATATTTAGATTTAAGAAAATATGGATATGCTAAATCTTCAGGATTTGGAATTGGTTTTGAAAGATTAATTATGTTTATTACAGGAGTAGAAAATATTCGCGATGTTTTACCATTCCCAAGAACACCAGGAAAATTGGAGTTTTAA
- a CDS encoding LicD family protein: protein MKKISFEEFQKLNFEGFKKINEKILQNNIKWWAHSGSLLGFIRDKKLISWDDDIDMGMRLYDFKKNFQLLSKIANEENYKLIDRLDYFGLDVARFIYKEKYIIEYKGKEYISSPYIDVMMGVSSKNNNLLKRKLWSWTNNYLFIFNSFWKPLPYFGWKFNKVKKIHWYEQFSVFIVRIILFPLFLALPLQNLWLKHKSKDKSDKVSFYYNYDNLGIIYDVNKLQEKKINDFKILVNDNYLEELNLRFKEWKILPSKEKQIPHHIFLTPNLNKYKNKYKIDPFIIK, encoded by the coding sequence ATGAAGAAAATAAGTTTTGAGGAATTTCAAAAATTAAATTTTGAAGGTTTTAAAAAAATAAATGAAAAAATACTACAAAATAATATAAAATGATGAGCTCATTCAGGATCATTATTAGGATTTATTCGTGATAAAAAATTAATTTCTTGAGATGATGACATTGATATGGGGATGAGATTATATGATTTTAAAAAAAATTTTCAATTATTATCTAAAATTGCTAATGAAGAAAATTATAAATTAATTGATAGGTTAGATTATTTTGGTCTTGATGTTGCAAGATTTATTTATAAGGAAAAATATATCATTGAATATAAAGGAAAAGAATATATATCCTCTCCTTACATTGATGTAATGATGGGTGTTTCTTCTAAAAATAATAATCTTTTGAAAAGAAAATTGTGATCTTGAACAAATAATTATTTGTTTATATTTAATTCTTTCTGAAAACCTCTTCCATATTTTGGTTGAAAATTTAATAAAGTTAAAAAAATTCATTGATATGAACAATTTAGTGTATTTATTGTAAGAATAATTTTATTTCCTTTATTTTTAGCTTTACCATTACAAAATTTATGATTAAAGCATAAAAGTAAAGATAAAAGTGATAAAGTTTCATTTTATTATAATTACGATAATTTAGGAATAATATATGATGTAAATAAATTGCAAGAAAAGAAAATAAATGATTTTAAAATTTTAGTAAATGATAATTATTTAGAAGAATTAAATTTAAGATTTAAAGAATGAAAGATTTTACCCTCTAAAGAAAAACAAATTCCTCATCATATATTTCTTACACCAAATTTGAATAAATATAAAAATAAATATAAAATAGATCCATTTATAATTAAGTAA
- a CDS encoding bifunctional 5,10-methylenetetrahydrofolate dehydrogenase/5,10-methenyltetrahydrofolate cyclohydrolase — MNGKILEGNKLADKLLNDLKETIIKDKLNLKLVAIQVGSVEESNLYLDLKKIQAKNVGINFEIIKLSENIENYDLIKNIEKLNKDKTVDGIIIQLPLPKKIDLKLISQAIVPWKDVDGFNPFIKGQLDLNQLELVPPTAMATFYLLENNNISFENKSILVIGRGEIAGKPIIKMLLNKNAIVTSVGNKIKDLKKYTKKADIIISATGDKNIINNRKMVKKNVGLVNIGLVKEDGKIIGDINEEKLIKKASWIIPAKGGIGPLTVAFLLINTYKCYIIRKNSN, encoded by the coding sequence ATGAATGGAAAAATATTAGAAGGTAATAAATTAGCAGATAAATTATTGAATGATTTAAAAGAAACAATTATAAAAGATAAATTAAATTTAAAATTAGTAGCAATTCAAGTAGGTTCTGTAGAAGAATCAAATTTATATTTAGATTTAAAAAAAATTCAAGCAAAAAATGTAGGGATAAATTTTGAAATAATAAAATTATCAGAAAATATTGAAAATTATGATTTAATTAAAAATATTGAAAAATTAAATAAAGATAAAACTGTAGATGGAATAATTATTCAATTACCACTTCCAAAAAAAATTGATTTAAAATTAATTTCACAAGCAATTGTTCCTTGAAAAGATGTAGACGGTTTTAATCCTTTTATTAAAGGTCAATTAGATTTAAATCAATTAGAATTAGTTCCACCCACAGCAATGGCGACTTTTTATCTTCTTGAAAATAATAATATTTCTTTTGAAAATAAATCTATTTTAGTAATCGGAAGAGGAGAAATTGCTGGAAAACCAATTATAAAAATGCTTTTAAATAAAAATGCAATTGTTACTTCAGTTGGTAATAAAATTAAAGATTTAAAAAAATATACAAAAAAAGCAGATATTATAATATCTGCTACTGGCGATAAAAATATTATAAACAATAGAAAAATGGTCAAAAAAAATGTAGGTCTAGTTAATATTGGATTAGTAAAAGAAGACGGAAAAATTATTGGTGATATAAATGAAGAAAAATTAATCAAAAAAGCTTCATGAATTATTCCAGCAAAAGGAGGAATTGGTCCTCTTACAGTTGCCTTTTTGTTAATTAATACTTATAAATGTTATATAATTAGGAAAAATTCTAATTAA
- the tsaD gene encoding tRNA (adenosine(37)-N6)-threonylcarbamoyltransferase complex transferase subunit TsaD — MDQKIDKKVVMAIETSCDDTSIAILRNDIVISQITHSQIENHNKFGGIIPELAARLHSKNIFNLIIEALKDCSLNLKDLDSIIVTEGPGLINTLQVGFLVAKSLAYALNIKCFKANHLIGHAYSPFINESINKIPNKAITLIISGGHTIIAIKKNHNFEIIGSTRDDAIGEVYDKVARMLGFEYPGGPIIDKIAFENNNRNFFNAPITNLEGFDFSYSGLKSWVLNHKYENKEELLSSFQNVAIEQLIIKIKKAIIKYNLKYLIIGGGVSANRYLRQNIKKMNQIYSYIPKKIYAVDNAAMIGNLFFKSKKNIKEVKLTDDVKPNLLMET, encoded by the coding sequence ATGGATCAAAAAATAGATAAAAAAGTTGTAATGGCAATTGAAACATCTTGCGATGATACATCAATTGCTATTTTGCGTAATGATATAGTTATTTCTCAAATTACCCATTCTCAAATAGAAAATCATAATAAATTTGGTGGAATAATTCCTGAGCTTGCAGCAAGATTACATTCAAAAAATATTTTTAATTTAATTATTGAAGCCTTAAAAGATTGTTCTTTAAATTTAAAAGATCTTGATTCAATAATAGTAACAGAAGGTCCAGGCTTAATAAATACATTACAAGTTGGGTTTTTAGTAGCTAAAAGTTTAGCTTATGCTTTAAATATTAAATGCTTTAAAGCTAATCATTTAATAGGACATGCATATTCTCCTTTTATAAATGAATCAATAAATAAAATACCAAATAAAGCAATTACTTTAATTATTTCGGGAGGACATACAATTATTGCAATTAAAAAAAATCATAATTTTGAAATAATTGGATCTACAAGAGATGATGCAATCGGAGAAGTTTATGATAAAGTTGCAAGAATGTTGGGATTTGAATATCCGGGTGGTCCAATAATAGACAAAATAGCTTTTGAAAATAATAATCGTAATTTTTTTAATGCTCCTATTACAAATTTGGAAGGATTTGATTTTTCTTATTCGGGTTTAAAATCATGAGTTTTAAATCATAAATATGAAAATAAAGAAGAATTATTAAGTTCCTTTCAAAATGTTGCAATTGAACAATTGATTATAAAGATAAAAAAAGCAATTATAAAATATAATTTAAAATATTTAATAATTGGTGGCGGAGTAAGTGCAAATAGATATTTAAGACAAAATATCAAAAAAATGAATCAAATTTATTCTTATATTCCTAAAAAAATATATGCTGTCGATAATGCAGCAATGATTGGAAATCTTTTTTTCAAAAGTAAAAAGAATATTAAAGAAGTAAAACTTACAGATGATGTAAAACCTAATTTACTAATGGAGACATAA
- the tsaE gene encoding tRNA (adenosine(37)-N6)-threonylcarbamoyltransferase complex ATPase subunit type 1 TsaE yields MINKAIANNEFETEKIGKDLIVNFPENKLIIIIGEIGSGKTVLVKGIAKELGISDIVNSPTFSIKKTYKNLVHYDLYFATKKQLSINEFNALIAEDLVDNYVVIEWGDNLLLKDIKNFLKVNITVQKNQKRNIKWKLKGN; encoded by the coding sequence ATGATTAATAAAGCAATTGCAAATAATGAATTTGAAACAGAAAAAATCGGAAAAGATTTAATAGTTAATTTTCCTGAAAATAAATTAATTATTATAATTGGCGAAATCGGTTCAGGTAAAACAGTCTTGGTAAAAGGTATTGCTAAGGAATTGGGTATTTCTGATATTGTAAATTCTCCTACTTTTTCTATAAAAAAAACTTATAAAAATTTAGTTCATTATGATCTTTATTTTGCAACTAAAAAACAATTATCAATTAATGAATTTAATGCTTTAATTGCAGAAGATTTAGTTGATAATTATGTTGTAATTGAATGGGGTGATAATTTACTTTTAAAAGATATAAAGAATTTTTTAAAAGTGAATATTACTGTACAAAAAAATCAAAAAAGAAATATTAAATGAAAATTAAAAGGAAATTAA
- the pstB gene encoding phosphate ABC transporter ATP-binding protein PstB, whose product MKSTTYQNFKELLNKKIENLNDFKVKNNLLKNKINIEAKVLKNLELKELEIFNLEKKLQKNLDKIDQKILKLKTNLLKNKEKILDLQDLLEDKNNLSKYKKEIEKKSFEINQIKNKIKIFKREKKPLSAFYSLNYKNNKEIKKIKKRIKKINKCKENKISIKTAKLKQKNNKIDINLKIQEHDLNKFIGLIKKANNVLVKKEKKIIEEMAFVVKDLNVYYGTKKALFNVNIEIPRKKIIAIIGPSGCGKSTFLRTLNRINDEISNFKSEGEILLNGEYDIFKLKSIKNNYDKLELTELRTRVGMIFQKPNPFPISIYKNVSYGPKINGIKNKSLLNQIVQDSLEKAALWNEVKENLKENGTSLSGGQQQRLCIARSIANNPEILLMDEPTSALDPIAASKIENLLLNLKKDYTIIMVTHSMQQAIRISDYTAFFYQGKLIEFAPTEKLFKNPIQKRTHDYVLGKFG is encoded by the coding sequence ATGAAATCAACCACCTATCAAAATTTTAAGGAACTTTTAAATAAAAAAATAGAAAATTTAAATGATTTTAAAGTAAAAAATAATTTACTGAAAAATAAGATAAATATAGAAGCTAAAGTTCTTAAAAATTTGGAATTAAAAGAATTAGAAATATTTAATTTAGAAAAAAAATTACAAAAAAATCTTGACAAAATAGATCAAAAAATTTTAAAATTGAAAACTAATCTTTTAAAAAATAAAGAAAAAATTTTAGATTTACAAGATTTATTAGAGGACAAAAATAATCTTTCTAAATATAAAAAAGAAATTGAAAAAAAATCTTTTGAAATAAATCAAATTAAAAATAAAATAAAAATTTTTAAAAGAGAAAAAAAACCATTATCTGCTTTTTATAGTTTAAATTATAAAAATAATAAAGAAATAAAGAAAATTAAAAAAAGAATTAAAAAAATAAACAAATGTAAAGAAAATAAAATATCTATTAAAACAGCAAAATTAAAACAAAAAAATAATAAGATTGATATTAATTTAAAAATACAAGAACATGATCTTAATAAATTTATTGGATTAATTAAAAAAGCAAATAATGTTTTAGTAAAAAAAGAAAAAAAAATAATAGAAGAAATGGCCTTTGTTGTAAAAGATTTAAATGTTTATTATGGAACAAAAAAAGCTTTGTTCAATGTAAATATTGAAATTCCCCGTAAAAAAATCATTGCAATTATTGGTCCATCTGGTTGTGGTAAATCAACTTTTTTAAGAACCTTGAATCGTATAAATGATGAAATTTCTAATTTTAAAAGTGAAGGTGAAATTTTATTAAATGGAGAATATGATATTTTTAAATTAAAGTCAATTAAAAATAATTATGATAAATTAGAATTAACAGAATTAAGAACAAGGGTTGGGATGATTTTTCAGAAACCAAATCCCTTTCCAATTTCAATTTACAAAAATGTTTCCTATGGACCAAAGATAAATGGAATTAAAAATAAATCTTTACTTAATCAAATTGTTCAAGATTCACTTGAAAAAGCAGCTCTTTGAAATGAAGTAAAAGAAAATTTAAAAGAAAATGGAACTTCTCTTTCGGGAGGACAGCAACAAAGATTATGTATTGCAAGATCAATTGCAAATAATCCTGAAATTTTACTTATGGATGAACCAACATCTGCACTAGACCCTATTGCAGCTTCTAAAATTGAGAATTTATTATTAAATTTAAAAAAAGATTATACAATAATAATGGTTACACATTCAATGCAACAGGCTATTCGCATATCTGATTATACAGCCTTTTTTTACCAAGGAAAATTAATTGAATTTGCTCCTACTGAAAAACTATTTAAAAATCCCATTCAGAAAAGAACACATGATTATGTATTAGGAAAATTTGGATAA